One Branchiostoma floridae strain S238N-H82 unplaced genomic scaffold, Bfl_VNyyK Sc7u5tJ_1557, whole genome shotgun sequence genomic region harbors:
- the LOC118408113 gene encoding GA-binding protein subunit beta-1-like: MAETYYDVNEFLLHAAREGSLEGVEMSLKAGADIDYDRVNSEVFSSGTALFLASNRGHVDVVRLLLRKGASMVKRSKSTFAPLHTAAHSGNTEVVDLLVQHGATLEIKDGFQYTPLMTACINNHVDTVKRLIQLGARPDLPDSYIDEM, encoded by the exons ATGGCGGAAACTTATTATGATGTGAATGAATTCCTGTTGCATGCTGCTAGGGAAGGCTCACTTGAGGGCGTTGAAATGTCTTTGAAAGCAG GTGCAGACATCGACTACGACCGTGTAAACAGTGAGGTCTTCAGCTCTGGCACAGCTCTGTTCCTGGCTTCCAACAGGGGACATGTAGATGTAGTGAGACTcctgctccgcaagggggcgtctaTGGTGAAGAGATCCAAGAGTACATTTGCTCCTCTTCACACAGCAGCGCACAGTG GGAACACAGAAGTGGTGGACttgctggtgcagcatggtgcaacatTAGAAATAAAGGACGGCTTCCAGTACACTCCACTCATGACTGCTTGCATCAACAACCACGTCGACACGGTTAAACGACTGATTCAGCTTGGGGCAAGGCCTGATTTGCCAGACAGCTATATAGACGAGATGTAG
- the LOC118408112 gene encoding ankyrin repeat domain-containing protein 2-like, translating to MALYGIDANYDLLCAARYGELEDVKAALKAGADIDFDHVDCESSSTGTALYNACMKGHIDVIKLLLRKGASTAKRDKTAFAPLHVAVHEGRAEVVDLLVQHGATVDIRDGFQNTPLMTACVYNRVDIVKRLIQLGARPDVKDGYIAQRQVYVLLVTK from the exons ATGGCATTGTATGGAATTGATGCAAACTATGACCTGTTGTGTGCTGCCAGGTATGGAGAACTTGAAGACGTTAAAGCGGCTCTGAAAGCTG GTGCAGACATCGACTTCGACCACGTGGACTGTGAGTCCTCCAGCACTGGTACGGCGTTGTACAATGCTTGCATGAAGGGACACATCGACGTGATCAAACTGCTactccgcaagggggcgtctaCGGCGAAGAGAGACAAGACTGCGTTTGCTCCCCTTCACGTAGCAGTACACGAAG GAAGGGCAGAAGTGGTGGACTTGttggtgcagcatggtgcaacagTAGACATACGGGACGGCTTCCAGAACACTCCACTCATGACTGCATGCGTCTACAATCGTGTGGACATAGTTAAGCGACTGATTCAGCTTGGAGCAAGGCCTGATGTAAAAGATGGCTACATAGCCCAGAGGCAAGTATACGTCCTTCTCGTGACCAAGTGA
- the LOC118408110 gene encoding poly [ADP-ribose] polymerase tankyrase-2-like: MALYGIDANYDLLCAARYGELEDVKAALKAGADIDFDHVDCESSSTGTALYNACMKGHIDVIKLLLRKGASTAKRDKTAFAPLHVAVHEGRIDVVDLLVQHGATVDIRDGFQNTPLMTACVYNRVDLVKRLIQLGARPDVKDGYIAQRLGDYTGCDKSRRLIQAAAKSKLLRCCNPKCGKPGYRKTLKLCAGCKLTRYCSRDCQKQHWSVGHKKCCGHDAYTEEGPHPIDRMESHPSTCPCKQERFKFPKTSVVKRLYPK; this comes from the exons ATGGCATTGTATGGAATTGATGCAAACTATGACCTGTTGTGTGCTGCCAGGTATGGAGAACTTGAAGACGTTAAAGCGGCTTTGAAAGCAG GTGCAGACATCGACTTCGACCACGTGGACTGTGAGTCCTCCAGCACTGGTACGGCGTTGTACAATGCTTGCATGAAGGGACACATCGACGTGATCAAACTGCTactccgcaagggggcgtctaCGGCGAAGAGAGACAAAACTGCATTTGCTCCCCTTCACGTAGCAGTACACGAAG GAAGGATTGACGTAGTTGACttgctggtgcagcatggtgcaacagTAGACATACGGGACGGCTTCCAGAACACACCACTCATGACTGCATGTGTCTACAATCGTGTGGACTTAGTTAAGCGATTGATTCAGCTTGGAGCAAGGCCGGATGTAAAAGATGGCTACATAGCCCAGAG ATTGGGAGACTATACCGGCTGTGACAAGAGTCGGAGGCTGATACAAGCGGCGGCGAAgtccaagctgttgagatgctgcaaccccaagtgtggcaaaccaggcTACAG gaaaaccctgaagctgtgtgccgggtgcaagctgacccgctactgcagccgtgactgtcagaaacagcactggtctgtcggacacaagaagtgctgtgggcatgacgcgTACACTGAAGAAGGGCCACATCCCATCGACAGAATGGAATCACATCCTAGCACATGTCCATGTAAACAAGAGAGGTTTAAATTTCCAAAGACGTCTGTAGTGAAACGGCTTTATCCTAAATGA
- the LOC118408100 gene encoding serine/threonine-protein phosphatase 6 regulatory ankyrin repeat subunit C-like: MAETYCDVNEFLLHAAREGSVEGVKMTLKAGADIDYDRVNSEVFSSGTALFLASNRGHVDVVRLLLRKGASVVKRSKSAFAPLHTAAHNGNTEVVDLLVQHGATLEIKDGFQYTPLMTACINNHVDTVKRLIQLGARPDLPDSYIDEM; encoded by the exons ATGGCGGAAACTTATTGTGATGTGAATGAATTCCTGTTGCATGCTGCTAGGGAAGGCTCAGTCGAGGGCGTTAAAATGACTTTGAAAGCAG GTGCAGACATCGACTACGACCGTGTGAACAGTGAAGTCTTCAGCTCTGGCACAGCTCTGTTCCTAGCTTCCAACAGGGGACATGTAGATGTAGTGAGACTcctgctccgcaagggggcgtctgtGGTGAAGAGATCCAAGAGTGCATTTGCTCCTCTTCACACAGCAGCGCACAATG GGAACACAGAAGTGGTGGATTTGCTGGTCCAACATGGTGCAACGTTAGAAATAAAGGACGGCTTCCAGTACACACCACTCATGACTGCATGCATCAACAACCACGTCGACACGGTTAAACGACTGATTCAGCTTGGGGCAAGACCTGATTTGCCAGACAGCTATATAGACGAAATGTAA